A single Henriciella sp. AS95 DNA region contains:
- a CDS encoding DUF6644 family protein, protein MATCYYEGEPYDCSFTDKFFLPIADSIDQSGIATAVKDSMTIVPWAGSFHLLALALLGGAIIMSDLRVIGPGLHTQSPLSLNRKMRPFLIGAVIVLIISGVLLALGEVMKLFYSPPYWVKMASLVSALLFTFGTRDSLIKNNGKLTPIAIAFGVVSLVLWAWVFIALTSLLARVAFLIMIAGLGLLVWLSGRGADSMPLMARLGSATTIALWMTTAVAGRWIAFW, encoded by the coding sequence ATGGCCACATGCTATTATGAAGGCGAGCCATATGATTGCTCGTTCACCGACAAGTTCTTCCTGCCAATCGCGGACAGCATCGATCAGTCCGGCATTGCGACAGCAGTGAAGGATTCAATGACCATTGTTCCGTGGGCCGGGTCTTTCCACCTGCTCGCGCTCGCTCTGCTGGGCGGGGCGATCATCATGTCTGACCTGCGGGTTATTGGCCCGGGGCTGCACACACAGTCGCCGCTCAGCCTGAACCGGAAAATGAGGCCATTTCTGATCGGCGCCGTCATCGTCCTGATTATCAGCGGCGTGCTACTGGCGCTCGGTGAGGTGATGAAGCTGTTCTACAGCCCGCCCTATTGGGTGAAGATGGCGTCGCTCGTCAGCGCCCTGCTCTTCACGTTCGGCACACGCGACAGCCTGATCAAGAACAATGGAAAGCTGACGCCGATTGCCATCGCCTTTGGTGTTGTCTCACTCGTGCTCTGGGCGTGGGTCTTCATCGCGCTCACCAGCCTTCTGGCGCGCGTGGCGTTCCTGATCATGATTGCCGGGCTTGGCCTGCTGGTCTGGCTATCGGGCCGCGGCGCCGACTCGATGCCGCTCATGGCACGCCTTGGCTCTGCGACGACCATCGCGCTCTGGATGACGACAGCCGTCGCCGGACGCTGGATCGCATTCTGGTAA
- a CDS encoding HupE/UreJ family protein yields MFYPALAHDVSQSNAKFVEAVSGPAPIPFLYLGAKHMVTGLDHVFFLIGVVFFLRRFRDIVIYVSLFTLGHSLTLLVGVLANISVNVYLIDALIGLSVVYKAFENLGGFRKLFGSSLDMRAAVFGFGLFHGLGLATKLQALSMDDNGLLVNLISFNIGVEIGQVLVLLVVVWLLNIWRESPHFETHARYANIALMMGGFVLIGQHLAGFFAGGSA; encoded by the coding sequence ATGTTTTATCCAGCGCTCGCCCATGATGTATCGCAATCCAATGCGAAGTTTGTCGAAGCGGTCAGCGGCCCGGCTCCAATCCCGTTTCTGTACCTTGGCGCCAAGCACATGGTCACGGGCCTGGACCACGTTTTCTTTCTGATCGGAGTCGTCTTTTTCCTGCGCCGGTTCCGCGACATCGTTATTTATGTCTCGCTCTTTACGCTTGGCCACAGCCTGACACTGCTTGTCGGCGTCCTCGCCAACATCTCGGTCAATGTCTATCTGATCGACGCGCTGATCGGCCTGTCCGTTGTCTACAAGGCCTTCGAAAACCTTGGCGGTTTCAGGAAGCTTTTCGGCAGCAGCCTGGATATGCGCGCGGCCGTCTTTGGTTTCGGCCTGTTTCATGGACTCGGCCTCGCCACAAAGCTTCAGGCGCTTTCCATGGATGATAACGGCCTGCTGGTGAACCTCATCTCATTCAATATCGGCGTCGAGATTGGACAGGTTCTCGTCCTGCTCGTGGTCGTCTGGCTGCTCAACATCTGGCGCGAAAGCCCGCACTTCGAGACGCATGCCCGGTACGCCAACATCGCGCTCATGATGGGTGGTTTTGTCCTCATCGGCCAACACCTCGCCGGCTTCTTCGCAGGAGGATCGGCATGA
- a CDS encoding PQQ-binding-like beta-propeller repeat protein, which yields MAQPAKRARLVQGVMPVPSSSKHFGRILAASLFGLIVSACSEKPADDEASRSEPSQTQTDSDESVETAAAEEIHPGSKIYATRCAACHDNPDTSRSPSFEALQAMSPTQITFSLTSGKMQAQASGLSQSDIRDVVSFIAGEEGGAYTVPSNAMCEDTSISFEKTYVERWGPDLGNTRYYGPERSTLTKTDAASLEVAWTLGLPSASDVRGYPVITEDTVFVGASSGHVFAVDRETGCTKWHNEVGVNLRSSLSLGEVDGKPAILFQDGATNVHALDGATGEALWSKRAGVMPENMGTGSPVQIGDQIIVPLSAIDVGAAGDPNYECCKGHGAVTAISAEDGERLWEAHMTEDAVPTTKSSVGTQLYGPAGAPVWTTPTIDAENNRIYIGTGENTSAPATDTSDAIMALDLETGDVIWTYQATEQDMFNMACSGFGPDGPNCPKPKGPDLDFGGSVSLTKLADGTDVIVGGQKSGVVHVVTADTGELIWKTRVSAGSALGGIHWGLTVANGVVFAPSSDPDFPLPNYDPKPGLYALDLETGDVLWSHAASRTCPEGAVPTRGGGDNPYPDCVFQYGYSAAPASNDELVFVGALDGMMRAFDAETGDVVWEYDTVQAFDSVNGVEAHGGAIDNAGPALAGDMLFVPSGYAAFGQMPGNAFIAFRTSQGD from the coding sequence ATGGCGCAACCGGCGAAACGCGCGCGGCTCGTGCAGGGCGTAATGCCTGTGCCAAGCAGCTCAAAACACTTTGGCCGCATCCTTGCCGCCTCATTATTCGGCTTGATTGTCAGCGCCTGTTCCGAAAAGCCGGCAGACGACGAAGCGAGCCGGTCCGAACCTTCTCAGACGCAAACTGATTCTGACGAGTCGGTCGAAACTGCAGCTGCAGAAGAGATTCACCCCGGTTCAAAAATCTACGCCACGCGATGCGCTGCCTGCCACGACAATCCCGATACATCCCGCTCTCCTTCTTTCGAAGCCCTGCAAGCGATGAGCCCGACGCAGATCACCTTCTCGCTGACATCGGGCAAAATGCAGGCGCAGGCCTCAGGGCTCAGCCAGTCCGATATTCGGGACGTTGTGTCGTTTATCGCAGGCGAAGAGGGCGGCGCCTACACAGTGCCCTCCAATGCGATGTGTGAAGACACGTCGATTTCTTTCGAAAAGACATATGTGGAGCGCTGGGGTCCCGATTTGGGCAACACCCGCTATTACGGCCCGGAACGCAGCACGCTCACGAAAACCGATGCCGCAAGCCTCGAAGTCGCCTGGACGCTCGGCCTGCCGAGCGCCTCTGATGTCCGCGGCTACCCGGTCATCACCGAAGATACGGTCTTTGTCGGCGCCTCGTCGGGCCACGTATTCGCTGTGGACCGGGAGACAGGCTGCACCAAGTGGCACAATGAAGTTGGCGTAAATTTGCGGTCCTCGCTTTCACTCGGCGAAGTTGACGGCAAACCAGCCATACTGTTCCAGGACGGTGCAACCAATGTCCATGCGCTCGACGGCGCGACAGGCGAAGCGCTCTGGTCCAAACGAGCTGGCGTCATGCCGGAAAATATGGGCACAGGCAGCCCTGTCCAGATCGGCGATCAGATCATCGTCCCCCTTTCAGCCATTGATGTCGGCGCCGCCGGCGATCCGAATTATGAGTGCTGCAAGGGTCACGGCGCCGTGACGGCCATCAGCGCCGAAGATGGTGAGCGCCTTTGGGAAGCCCACATGACCGAGGACGCCGTTCCAACGACGAAATCATCGGTCGGCACACAGCTCTACGGCCCAGCCGGCGCACCCGTCTGGACGACACCGACGATCGATGCCGAGAATAACCGCATCTATATCGGCACGGGCGAGAACACGTCCGCCCCCGCAACCGATACCAGCGATGCCATCATGGCGCTCGACCTGGAGACTGGCGATGTGATCTGGACGTATCAGGCGACCGAACAGGACATGTTCAACATGGCCTGTAGCGGCTTCGGCCCGGACGGCCCCAACTGTCCCAAGCCAAAAGGCCCGGATCTCGATTTCGGCGGGTCAGTCTCACTCACCAAGCTCGCTGACGGCACCGATGTAATCGTCGGTGGCCAGAAGTCAGGCGTCGTGCATGTCGTCACCGCGGACACGGGCGAACTCATCTGGAAAACACGCGTCTCAGCCGGATCAGCGCTCGGAGGCATTCACTGGGGCCTGACCGTTGCCAATGGCGTCGTGTTCGCGCCCTCCTCCGACCCCGATTTTCCGTTGCCGAATTACGATCCGAAACCCGGCCTCTATGCGCTCGATCTGGAAACCGGCGACGTGTTGTGGAGCCACGCGGCGAGCCGCACCTGCCCTGAAGGCGCTGTTCCAACACGCGGCGGCGGCGACAACCCTTACCCGGATTGCGTTTTCCAGTACGGCTATTCAGCCGCTCCAGCATCCAATGACGAACTCGTCTTCGTCGGCGCTCTGGACGGCATGATGCGCGCTTTCGACGCCGAAACGGGCGACGTTGTCTGGGAATACGACACGGTCCAGGCATTCGACTCGGTCAATGGTGTGGAAGCGCATGGCGGGGCAATCGACAATGCCGGGCCAGCCCTGGCTGGCGACATGCTGTTCGTGCCATCCGGCTATGCCGCATTCGGCCAGATGCCTGGCAATGCCTTCATTGCGTTCCGCACATCTCAGGGAGACTGA
- a CDS encoding DUF6152 family protein — MKLNNKLYALAGVAAGSLAIVGAASAHHAFSAEFDAEAPVLLRGEVTKVEWVNPHTWIHLAAEEEDSEETVAWMVEGGTPNTLLRAGLNKKSLTPGTPIIVRGYQSKDRLCAPACKANGRDITLSNGEKIFMGSSGTGAPKDGTDPRERGPVQTELPDAEDM, encoded by the coding sequence ATGAAACTGAACAACAAGCTTTACGCCCTCGCAGGCGTCGCAGCTGGTTCTCTCGCGATTGTCGGGGCTGCCAGCGCTCACCATGCTTTCTCCGCAGAATTCGACGCTGAAGCGCCGGTTCTTCTGCGCGGTGAAGTCACCAAGGTGGAGTGGGTCAATCCGCACACCTGGATCCACCTCGCCGCCGAAGAGGAAGACTCTGAGGAAACCGTCGCATGGATGGTTGAAGGCGGCACGCCGAACACCCTCCTACGTGCAGGCCTCAACAAGAAGTCCCTGACGCCTGGCACGCCGATTATCGTGCGTGGTTACCAGTCCAAGGACCGCCTCTGTGCCCCAGCCTGCAAGGCAAATGGCCGCGACATCACGCTGTCCAACGGCGAGAAGATCTTCATGGGCTCGAGCGGCACCGGTGCACCGAAGGACGGCACTGACCCGCGTGAGCGCGGCCCCGTCCAGACTGAGCTGCCGGATGCGGAAGACATGTAA
- a CDS encoding DUF6644 family protein codes for MRDFFLWMNETPWSVALRESFYVWPMLEASHVMSLMLFVGTIIMVDLRMLGLVYKTVPLSEMDKRILPLTVAGFILLLVTGLLLFYAKPMVYYHSVFFRVKMLLILAAMTNILVYHFRIQKDMEKWDSDPKPPRSTRISAMISLSAWIFVVITGRMIAYDWYNCEKLEPGSLLSTFADCQPIEYADVTE; via the coding sequence ATGAGGGACTTCTTCTTATGGATGAACGAGACGCCATGGAGTGTGGCGCTTCGCGAGTCCTTTTACGTCTGGCCGATGCTGGAGGCGAGCCACGTCATGTCGCTCATGCTCTTCGTCGGCACGATCATCATGGTCGACCTGCGAATGTTGGGACTTGTCTACAAGACTGTGCCCCTGTCGGAGATGGACAAGCGTATTCTGCCACTGACCGTCGCAGGGTTTATCCTGCTTCTGGTGACCGGCCTCTTGCTCTTCTACGCAAAGCCCATGGTCTATTATCACAGCGTCTTTTTCCGCGTGAAAATGCTGCTCATTTTGGCCGCGATGACCAACATTCTCGTCTATCATTTCCGGATTCAGAAGGACATGGAGAAGTGGGACAGCGACCCCAAGCCACCGCGCAGCACCCGCATCTCGGCGATGATTTCTCTTTCGGCCTGGATCTTCGTCGTGATCACCGGACGGATGATCGCCTATGACTGGTACAATTGCGAAAAACTCGAGCCGGGCAGCCTGCTCTCGACCTTCGCAGATTGCCAACCCATCGAATACGCAGACGTGACGGAGTAA